From Streptomyces chrestomyceticus JCM 4735, one genomic window encodes:
- a CDS encoding serine aminopeptidase domain-containing protein gives MAAVAVVTAGSVPGTAWASTASRAALVPAVDREIHFTADGVTAYGTLHIPAHRAGHQLAAALLLPGSGPTDRNGDEPPGLTPHTLALMAGLLGDDGVMSLRFDKYGTGRTGLGGRDTAPDMAAYTRQAVAAYNTLRARPEADPHALLVVGHSEGGLQALLVDRAVQQKPAGLALIAPQSMRLLDLVRLQVADALKQAVAAGHLTAGQAWSNNRGVARAVADFRARRPVDTSALLPSLGALLQGMFGPVNADFVRSDDALFPPAVARGVAPGTRTLVTCGTEDTNVPCRTMPALLAGLAAAGTTGPGLRVLPGIDHLLHPAGTPVNDPVIAPAAQRALHDFVGPWRHSARG, from the coding sequence ATGGCGGCGGTCGCCGTCGTCACGGCCGGGTCGGTACCGGGCACGGCCTGGGCGTCCACCGCGTCCCGGGCGGCCCTCGTACCCGCCGTGGACCGCGAGATCCACTTCACCGCGGACGGCGTCACCGCGTACGGCACCCTGCACATACCCGCCCACCGCGCGGGCCACCAGCTCGCCGCGGCACTGCTGCTTCCCGGCAGCGGCCCGACCGACCGCAACGGTGACGAGCCGCCAGGACTCACCCCCCACACCCTGGCCCTCATGGCCGGTCTCCTCGGTGATGACGGTGTGATGAGCCTGCGGTTCGACAAGTACGGCACCGGACGCACGGGCCTGGGCGGACGCGACACCGCTCCCGACATGGCCGCCTACACCCGGCAAGCCGTGGCGGCGTACAACACCCTGCGCGCCCGGCCCGAAGCCGACCCGCACGCGCTGCTCGTGGTCGGGCACAGTGAGGGCGGCCTGCAAGCGCTGCTCGTCGACCGCGCCGTACAGCAGAAGCCGGCCGGGCTCGCGCTCATCGCCCCGCAGAGCATGCGGCTGCTGGACCTCGTCCGCCTCCAGGTTGCGGACGCATTGAAGCAGGCGGTCGCCGCAGGCCACCTCACCGCAGGGCAGGCATGGTCGAACAACCGGGGCGTGGCCAGGGCCGTCGCGGACTTCCGCGCCCGGCGCCCGGTGGACACCTCGGCGCTGCTGCCGTCCCTCGGCGCCCTCCTCCAGGGCATGTTCGGGCCGGTCAACGCGGATTTCGTCCGCAGCGACGACGCTCTCTTCCCGCCGGCCGTCGCCCGAGGTGTCGCGCCCGGCACCCGGACGCTCGTCACCTGCGGCACCGAGGACACCAATGTGCCCTGCCGGACGATGCCCGCTCTGCTGGCGGGCCTCGCCGCCGCCGGTACCACCGGCCCGGGACTGCGGGTCCTTCCCGGGATCGACCATCTGCTCCACCCGGCCGGCACTCCTGTCAACGATCCGGTGATCGCCCCGGCCGCCCAGCGGGCTCTCCACGACTTCGTGGGCCCTTGGCGGCACTCCGCACGGGGCTGA
- a CDS encoding LysR family transcriptional regulator, producing MPDPASTPDLDLRLVRYFTAVAEHRHFGRAAEALRITQPSLSRQIRRLEQQVGARLLDRTPQGSRLTEAGEVFRPRAEALLRSAAQAVTRARAAADPSRISVGYSTGVIVTPAVRELRRRHPDAEVHTQFVGCDAIHTALLDHQVDAVVARSPFPADRLQVSVLYDEPRVLLVPLDHRLAGKESVTLADIADEPLPRLRQADPAWNAYWRFDPRPDGRPAPDGPFIDALEDKFELIAAGEAVAVAAGLRAATMRPDVTGIPLHGVEPSHVLLATRAGDRSRLVTAFREAARAHLTGPVPA from the coding sequence ATGCCCGACCCAGCTTCCACGCCCGACCTCGACCTGCGGCTCGTCCGCTACTTCACGGCCGTCGCCGAGCACCGGCACTTCGGCCGCGCCGCCGAGGCCCTCCGGATCACCCAGCCCTCCCTGAGCCGCCAGATACGCCGCCTCGAACAGCAGGTGGGCGCCCGGCTGCTGGACCGTACCCCGCAGGGCAGCCGCCTCACCGAGGCCGGGGAAGTCTTCCGGCCCCGCGCCGAAGCGCTGCTGCGGTCCGCCGCGCAGGCCGTGACCCGCGCCCGCGCCGCCGCCGACCCGTCCCGGATCAGCGTCGGGTACAGCACGGGCGTCATCGTCACCCCGGCGGTACGCGAGCTGCGCCGACGGCATCCGGACGCCGAGGTGCACACCCAGTTCGTGGGGTGCGACGCGATCCATACGGCGCTGCTCGACCACCAGGTGGACGCGGTGGTCGCCCGGTCGCCGTTCCCCGCCGACCGGTTGCAGGTGTCGGTGCTGTACGACGAGCCGCGGGTCCTGCTCGTGCCGCTCGACCACCGCCTCGCGGGCAAGGAGTCCGTCACCCTCGCCGACATCGCCGACGAGCCCCTCCCCCGCCTGCGGCAGGCCGACCCGGCCTGGAACGCCTACTGGCGCTTCGATCCCCGGCCCGACGGGCGCCCGGCACCCGACGGACCGTTCATCGACGCGCTGGAGGACAAGTTCGAACTCATCGCCGCCGGGGAGGCCGTGGCCGTCGCGGCCGGCCTGCGCGCGGCCACGATGCGTCCGGACGTCACCGGCATTCCCTTGCACGGCGTCGAACCGAGCCATGTCCTGCTGGCGACCCGCGCGGGCGACCGCAGCCGCCTGGTCACGGCGTTCCGCGAGGCGGCCCGCGCACATCTCACCGGGCCTGTCCCTGCCTGA
- a CDS encoding VOC family protein produces the protein MSAIKKFQVTFDCAEPERLARFWCEVLGYVVPPPPEGFATWDAFKETQPPEERDAWFACGDPSGVGPRLYFQRVPEGKAAKNRVHLDVRVGTGLVGEERLAALEAECARLIPLGAVHVRTLYDGNDSCIPMLDIEGNEFCID, from the coding sequence ATGTCTGCGATCAAGAAGTTCCAAGTCACCTTCGACTGCGCGGAACCCGAGCGTCTGGCTCGTTTCTGGTGCGAGGTGCTGGGGTACGTCGTTCCGCCGCCGCCGGAGGGATTCGCCACGTGGGACGCGTTCAAGGAAACGCAGCCGCCTGAGGAGCGGGACGCGTGGTTCGCCTGCGGTGACCCCTCCGGTGTGGGCCCGCGGTTGTACTTCCAGCGCGTCCCCGAGGGGAAGGCCGCCAAGAACCGCGTGCATCTCGATGTGCGGGTCGGCACCGGACTCGTGGGGGAAGAGCGCCTCGCCGCCCTCGAAGCCGAGTGCGCACGGCTGATCCCGCTGGGCGCCGTCCACGTGCGGACGCTGTACGACGGCAATGATTCCTGCATCCCGATGCTGGACATCGAGGGCAACGAGTTCTGTATCGACTGA
- a CDS encoding AMP-binding protein, producing the protein MDVAVTPPAIRCAGVEHTYPTFQERAARIAAGLRALGVEPGERIAIVMRNEPAHLEIAAGAARLGASAVPVNWHFRHDELRHVLGDSDSKVVFAHTDLVPGVAAALPERARLIEVPVPDGTAAACGFPPPPVSGDHPLLDDWLSGHPPLAEEAARRPSTVIYSSGTTGRPKGVLRDPVGAEQMAEAVAKFHEYFAVEPGGRTLIPAPLYHASPSQHAVLALAGGLDITLMPRFDAEEFLRLVERHRIQQAQVVPTMFVRLLRLPKDVRERYDLSSLTSVVHAAAPCPPHIKHAMIDWLGPVLREYYGGSETGAVTWCDSQEWLAHPGTVGRAEGTCSVVVLGPDGVPLPTGRTGEVYIKPSDTWPQFTYLGDPAKRAAMEADRLPGYVTIGDIGHLDADGYLYLSDRRNDLVISGGVNIYPAEIEGCLLALEGLRDVAVFGIPDEEFGEALAAHVEPEPGATLTPEDVRAHVADRLASYKVPRSVVFEERLPRDESGKLFKRRLREPYWAGRDRVI; encoded by the coding sequence ATGGACGTCGCCGTCACGCCCCCCGCCATCCGCTGTGCCGGAGTGGAGCACACCTACCCCACGTTCCAGGAACGGGCCGCCCGCATCGCCGCCGGACTGCGCGCCCTGGGCGTCGAACCCGGGGAACGGATCGCGATCGTGATGCGCAACGAGCCCGCGCACCTGGAGATAGCCGCCGGAGCGGCCCGGCTGGGAGCCTCGGCCGTCCCCGTCAACTGGCACTTCCGCCACGACGAGCTGCGGCACGTGCTCGGCGACAGCGACAGCAAGGTCGTCTTCGCCCACACCGACCTGGTGCCGGGCGTCGCCGCGGCCCTCCCGGAGCGGGCCCGCCTCATCGAAGTGCCGGTACCCGACGGCACGGCCGCCGCCTGCGGCTTCCCGCCGCCCCCGGTGTCCGGCGACCACCCCCTCCTGGACGACTGGCTGTCCGGCCACCCGCCGCTCGCCGAGGAAGCCGCCCGCCGGCCGTCCACCGTCATCTACAGCTCCGGCACCACCGGCCGCCCCAAGGGAGTGCTGCGCGACCCGGTCGGCGCGGAGCAAATGGCCGAAGCGGTGGCCAAGTTCCACGAGTACTTCGCCGTGGAACCCGGCGGCCGCACCCTGATCCCCGCCCCGCTCTACCACGCCTCACCCAGCCAGCACGCCGTCCTCGCCCTCGCCGGCGGCCTGGACATCACCCTGATGCCGCGCTTCGACGCCGAGGAGTTCCTGCGGCTGGTCGAGCGCCACCGCATCCAGCAGGCGCAGGTGGTGCCGACCATGTTCGTACGGCTGCTGCGGCTGCCCAAGGACGTCCGCGAGCGCTACGACCTGTCCTCGCTCACCTCGGTCGTACACGCCGCGGCACCCTGTCCGCCGCACATCAAGCACGCCATGATCGACTGGCTGGGCCCGGTCCTCCGCGAGTACTACGGCGGCAGCGAGACCGGCGCCGTGACCTGGTGCGACAGCCAGGAGTGGCTGGCACACCCCGGTACGGTCGGCAGAGCCGAAGGGACCTGCTCGGTGGTGGTCCTGGGCCCCGACGGCGTGCCACTGCCCACCGGCCGGACCGGCGAGGTCTACATCAAGCCGTCCGACACCTGGCCGCAGTTCACCTACCTCGGCGACCCCGCCAAGCGCGCGGCGATGGAGGCCGACCGGCTGCCCGGTTACGTCACGATCGGCGACATCGGCCACCTCGACGCCGACGGCTACCTCTACCTCAGCGACCGCCGCAACGACCTGGTCATATCCGGCGGCGTCAACATCTACCCGGCCGAGATCGAAGGCTGCCTGCTCGCCCTGGAGGGACTGCGCGACGTCGCCGTCTTCGGCATCCCCGACGAGGAATTCGGCGAAGCCCTCGCCGCCCACGTCGAACCCGAACCGGGCGCCACCCTCACCCCCGAGGACGTCCGGGCCCACGTCGCCGACCGCCTCGCCTCGTACAAGGTGCCCAGAAGCGTCGTCTTCGAGGAGCGCCTGCCGCGCGACGAGTCCGGCAAACTCTTCAAAAGGCGGCTGCGGGAGCCTTATTGGGCCGGCCGGGATCGTGTGATCTGA
- a CDS encoding TIGR03086 family metal-binding protein gives MSRHEENKNGSDTEGTRNHAEILRRHGEAIALFGSRVHRVRDDQWDDPTPCAEWSVRDLVGHLTVEQLWVPRLVRDGATIEEVGDAYEGDQLGDDPAGAWDRAAVAAVAAFSEPGALDRTVHLSSGTGTAAGYCSQMMMDAVVHSWDLSRAIRADEHLPQDLAAAALREVEPYADELAGTSMFADPVPPPPGADDLTRLLCLLGRRP, from the coding sequence ATGAGCCGACACGAAGAGAACAAGAACGGTTCCGATACGGAAGGGACCCGAAATCATGCCGAGATCCTGCGGCGGCACGGTGAGGCCATCGCCCTGTTCGGCAGCCGGGTCCACCGGGTGCGCGACGACCAGTGGGACGACCCGACCCCGTGCGCCGAGTGGTCCGTACGCGACCTGGTCGGCCATCTGACCGTGGAGCAACTGTGGGTGCCGCGGCTGGTGCGGGACGGTGCCACGATCGAAGAGGTGGGGGATGCCTACGAGGGTGACCAGCTCGGCGACGATCCGGCCGGCGCCTGGGACCGGGCGGCGGTGGCCGCGGTCGCGGCGTTCTCCGAGCCCGGCGCGCTGGACCGTACGGTGCACCTGTCGTCCGGGACCGGTACGGCCGCCGGCTACTGCTCGCAGATGATGATGGACGCGGTGGTCCACTCCTGGGACCTGTCCCGCGCGATCCGCGCCGACGAGCACCTGCCGCAGGACTTGGCGGCCGCCGCCCTGCGCGAGGTCGAGCCGTACGCGGACGAGCTCGCGGGCACGTCGATGTTCGCCGATCCCGTCCCGCCGCCGCCCGGTGCCGACGACCTCACCCGGCTGCTGTGTCTGCTGGGCCGCCGGCCGTGA
- a CDS encoding Fpg/Nei family DNA glycosylase yields MPELPEVEALREFLDGHAVGRVLVRAQPTAVNVLKTYDPPLTALEGGTVTAVTRHGKFLDLTVDGLHLVIHLARAGWLRWQDALPDAPPRPGKGPLALRVRLSTEGTGPAPGFDLTEAGTQKRLAVYCVTDPAQVPGVARLGPDPLAADFTEESLAALLKGERRQIKGVLRDQSVLAGIGNAYSDEILHAARMSPFKPAARLGPEDTARLYAAVRDTLMAAVERSRGVAAGRLKKEKKSGLRVHGRTGEACPVCGDTVREVSFSDSALQYCPTCQTGGKLLADRRMSRLLK; encoded by the coding sequence ATGCCCGAACTGCCGGAAGTCGAAGCCCTGCGGGAATTCCTGGACGGGCACGCCGTCGGCCGTGTCCTGGTCCGCGCCCAGCCGACCGCCGTCAACGTGCTCAAGACGTACGACCCGCCGCTGACCGCCCTCGAAGGCGGCACCGTCACGGCGGTGACGCGGCACGGGAAGTTCCTGGACCTCACCGTCGACGGCCTGCACCTGGTGATCCACCTGGCCCGCGCAGGCTGGCTGCGCTGGCAGGACGCCCTGCCCGACGCCCCGCCGCGCCCCGGCAAGGGCCCGCTGGCCCTCCGCGTACGCCTGAGCACCGAGGGAACCGGCCCGGCGCCCGGCTTCGACCTCACCGAGGCCGGTACGCAGAAGCGGCTGGCGGTGTACTGCGTGACCGACCCGGCGCAGGTCCCCGGCGTCGCCCGGCTCGGCCCCGACCCGCTCGCGGCGGACTTCACGGAGGAGTCCCTGGCCGCCCTGCTCAAGGGGGAGCGGCGGCAGATCAAGGGCGTACTGCGGGACCAGAGCGTGCTGGCCGGTATCGGCAACGCCTACTCCGACGAGATCCTGCACGCGGCCCGTATGTCCCCCTTCAAACCCGCCGCCCGCCTCGGCCCCGAGGACACGGCCCGGCTGTACGCCGCCGTACGGGACACGCTCATGGCGGCGGTGGAACGCTCCAGGGGAGTGGCGGCCGGGCGGCTGAAGAAGGAGAAGAAGAGCGGGCTGCGGGTGCACGGACGTACCGGCGAGGCGTGCCCGGTCTGCGGTGACACCGTCCGCGAGGTCTCCTTCAGCGACTCCGCGCTCCAGTACTGCCCCACCTGCCAGACCGGCGGCAAGCTGCTGGCCGACCGGCGGATGTCCCGGCTCCTGAAGTAG
- a CDS encoding lipase maturation factor family protein, with protein MDWFTESDVWLGRLVFQRMLAVLYLVAFVAAARQFRALMGERGMTPVPDFLRRAPFRKAPSVFHWRYSDGFFALWSWAGALLAAAVAAGAADAVPLGVAMAMWAVLWAMYLSIVNVGQTWYSFGWESLLLETGFLAVFLGNDDTGPPVLVMWLLRWLLFRVEFGAGLIKMRGDRCWRDLTCLYYHHETQPMPGPLSWFFHRLPKPLHRVETAANHFAQLVLPVLLFTPQPVATWAALGIAVTQLWLVLSGNFAWLNWLTVALALSAVDVSWLAGPPASASAAPPVWFAVLTVTVTVFVAYRSYRPVRNLLSRQQLMNTSFDPLHLVNSYGAFGSVTRVRREIVIEGTDSAVATPDTVWREYEFRGKPGGVRRLPRQFAPYHLRLDWLMWFAALSPGYARSWFGPFVERLLENDPDTLRLLRHNPFPDAPPALVRARLFQYRFTTWRELRETGAWWHRTELRDFLPPTKAVPRGRR; from the coding sequence GTGGACTGGTTCACGGAGAGCGACGTATGGCTGGGGCGGCTGGTGTTCCAGCGGATGCTGGCCGTGCTGTATCTGGTGGCGTTCGTGGCGGCGGCGCGGCAGTTCCGGGCGCTGATGGGCGAGCGCGGGATGACGCCGGTGCCGGACTTCCTGCGCCGGGCGCCGTTCCGCAAGGCGCCTTCGGTGTTCCACTGGCGCTACTCGGACGGATTCTTCGCCCTGTGGTCCTGGGCGGGCGCCCTGCTGGCCGCCGCGGTGGCCGCCGGGGCGGCCGACGCCGTGCCGCTGGGCGTGGCGATGGCGATGTGGGCGGTGCTGTGGGCGATGTACCTCTCGATCGTCAACGTCGGGCAGACCTGGTACAGCTTCGGCTGGGAGTCGCTGCTGCTGGAGACGGGCTTCCTCGCCGTCTTCCTCGGCAACGACGACACGGGGCCGCCGGTGCTCGTGATGTGGCTGCTGCGCTGGCTGCTGTTCCGTGTGGAGTTCGGGGCGGGGCTGATCAAGATGCGGGGTGACCGCTGTTGGCGCGATCTGACCTGCCTCTACTACCACCACGAGACGCAGCCGATGCCGGGCCCGCTTAGCTGGTTCTTCCACCGGCTGCCCAAGCCGCTGCACCGGGTGGAGACGGCTGCCAACCACTTCGCGCAACTGGTGCTGCCGGTGCTGCTGTTCACGCCGCAGCCGGTGGCCACCTGGGCGGCGCTGGGGATCGCCGTGACGCAGCTCTGGCTGGTGCTGTCCGGCAACTTCGCCTGGCTGAACTGGCTGACCGTCGCCCTGGCCCTGTCCGCCGTGGACGTCTCGTGGCTCGCCGGCCCGCCGGCTTCCGCGTCCGCCGCTCCCCCGGTCTGGTTCGCGGTGCTGACCGTGACCGTCACCGTCTTCGTCGCCTACCGCAGCTACCGTCCGGTCCGCAATCTGCTGTCCCGGCAGCAACTGATGAACACCTCCTTCGACCCGCTGCACCTGGTCAACTCCTACGGTGCCTTCGGCAGCGTCACCCGCGTACGCCGGGAGATCGTCATTGAGGGCACGGACTCGGCGGTGGCCACACCGGACACGGTGTGGCGTGAGTACGAGTTCCGGGGCAAGCCGGGCGGGGTACGGCGGCTGCCGCGCCAGTTCGCGCCGTATCACTTGCGGCTGGACTGGCTGATGTGGTTCGCGGCGCTGTCGCCCGGTTACGCGCGCAGTTGGTTCGGGCCGTTCGTGGAACGGCTGCTGGAGAACGACCCGGACACGCTGCGGCTGCTGCGCCACAACCCGTTCCCGGACGCGCCGCCCGCGCTGGTGCGGGCCCGGCTGTTCCAGTACCGCTTCACGACGTGGCGGGAACTGCGGGAGACCGGAGCGTGGTGGCACCGTACGGAGCTGCGGGACTTTCTCCCACCGACGAAAGCAGTTCCGCGCGGAAGGCGATGA
- a CDS encoding tetratricopeptide repeat protein — protein MYGKAFAPEYQGELGTALSVNSSYEDVLATARRARRDAGTDLERARASLAVAEANRRLGRVDDARTAWRDSYRSARRAGDRGAMSWALWSGGTLARQCGSLALARRLLALAVTLADEGGDRLAHGYSLAGLAETGRIQGDYAAVADLHEQLLDQARAHGEARHMVWAMSGIAQMHRNTGDYAKALELFEESARIAADGDDARGRAWSLRGVADVLSVQGHTEQALSLLSEAETICRTMNLASALAYNHKMRGNVLFRAGRYAEAAAIYDGALREFEDMREPRGTALSRLGLVKSRSRVGGSKDQTLTELDELERDFGRIGLRHARDMVIAFRAELLSSVGESPAAPYGATTLRSPAVPATS, from the coding sequence ATGTACGGCAAGGCATTCGCCCCGGAGTACCAAGGCGAGCTGGGCACCGCCCTCAGCGTGAACTCGTCCTACGAGGACGTGCTCGCCACGGCCCGCCGCGCGCGGCGCGACGCGGGCACGGACCTGGAGCGCGCCCGGGCCTCCCTCGCCGTCGCCGAGGCCAACCGGCGCCTGGGACGGGTCGACGACGCCCGCACCGCCTGGCGCGACAGCTACCGCAGCGCCCGCCGGGCCGGTGACCGAGGCGCGATGTCCTGGGCCCTGTGGAGCGGCGGCACGCTCGCCCGCCAGTGCGGCTCCCTCGCGCTCGCCCGCAGGCTGCTGGCCCTGGCCGTCACCCTCGCCGACGAGGGCGGCGACCGCCTCGCGCACGGCTACTCCCTCGCCGGTCTCGCCGAGACCGGCCGCATACAGGGCGACTACGCCGCCGTCGCCGACCTGCACGAGCAACTGCTCGACCAGGCAAGGGCGCACGGCGAGGCGCGCCACATGGTGTGGGCCATGTCCGGCATCGCGCAGATGCACCGCAACACCGGCGACTACGCCAAGGCCCTGGAACTGTTCGAGGAGTCCGCGCGCATAGCCGCCGACGGCGACGACGCACGGGGCCGCGCCTGGTCCCTGCGCGGCGTGGCCGACGTACTGTCCGTACAGGGCCACACGGAACAGGCCCTGTCCCTGCTCAGCGAGGCCGAGACCATCTGCCGCACCATGAACCTCGCGAGCGCCCTCGCCTACAACCACAAGATGCGCGGCAACGTCCTGTTCCGGGCCGGGCGTTACGCCGAGGCCGCCGCGATCTACGACGGCGCGCTGCGCGAGTTCGAGGACATGCGCGAGCCGCGCGGCACCGCCCTCTCCCGCCTCGGGCTGGTCAAGTCCCGCTCCCGGGTGGGCGGTTCGAAGGACCAGACGCTCACCGAACTGGACGAGCTGGAGCGCGACTTCGGGCGGATCGGGCTGCGGCACGCCCGGGACATGGTCATCGCCTTCCGCGCGGAACTGCTTTCGTCGGTGGGAGAAAGTCCCGCAGCTCCGTACGGTGCCACCACGCTCCGGTCTCCCGCAGTTCCCGCCACGTCGTGA